One Keratinibaculum paraultunense genomic window carries:
- a CDS encoding D-alanyl-D-alanine carboxypeptidase family protein, which produces MKKFFYFILLFLIFTYNISYAEELNLSGEGAILIDMDTGQILYSKNPHMKLHPASTTKIMTGILAIENGNMDDYVTIDDEIVKLTDGSHIALEPGERVKFEDLVNALLIESANDAALALAKHVSGSIDEFVKLMNKKAKEIGTLNTNFVNPNGLTAENHITTPYDLSLIAKYAMENEIFREIVKNYTYVIPVTNKKNEERYLKSANKLLYSTQKIDVDGKIVPIKYEGITGIKTGYTIAAQNCLVASAERGNQRLIAVVLKANGREVYSDIHKLFNYGFNNYEKVHIAHKGQFIKNIEVSNGTNPVVAGILKEDLTASIPKGNMNTIEKKIYLNDVIEAPLIDGQTLGKVEYYLNDQFLGEVDIISTLNIEKIPPLTLIQKIINKWYIIVIGILSIIQISSFRRKRLRKKKRNSVYRVH; this is translated from the coding sequence TTGAAAAAGTTTTTTTATTTTATATTGCTTTTTTTAATATTTACATATAATATATCCTATGCTGAAGAATTAAATCTTTCAGGAGAAGGCGCTATACTCATAGATATGGATACAGGACAAATTTTATATTCTAAAAATCCTCATATGAAACTACATCCTGCTAGTACTACTAAAATAATGACAGGCATACTTGCCATAGAAAATGGGAACATGGATGATTATGTTACTATAGATGATGAAATTGTAAAACTTACTGATGGTAGTCACATTGCTTTAGAGCCTGGAGAACGAGTAAAATTTGAAGATTTAGTAAATGCCCTTTTAATTGAATCAGCTAATGATGCAGCTTTAGCCTTAGCAAAACATGTTTCTGGTAGCATTGATGAATTTGTAAAACTTATGAATAAAAAAGCTAAAGAAATAGGAACTCTTAATACTAATTTCGTTAATCCTAATGGTTTAACCGCCGAAAACCATATTACTACTCCTTATGATTTAAGTTTAATTGCTAAGTATGCCATGGAAAATGAAATATTTAGGGAAATAGTTAAAAATTATACTTATGTTATACCTGTAACTAATAAAAAAAATGAAGAACGATATTTAAAATCAGCTAATAAACTATTATATAGTACACAGAAAATTGATGTTGATGGGAAAATTGTTCCAATAAAATATGAAGGAATTACTGGTATAAAAACTGGATATACAATAGCAGCACAAAATTGTCTAGTAGCTTCAGCAGAAAGAGGAAATCAAAGATTAATTGCAGTTGTATTAAAAGCAAATGGGCGAGAAGTTTACTCAGATATCCATAAATTATTCAATTATGGATTTAATAACTATGAAAAAGTTCATATTGCACATAAAGGTCAATTTATAAAAAATATCGAAGTATCTAATGGAACTAATCCAGTTGTAGCAGGCATCTTAAAAGAAGATTTAACTGCCTCAATACCTAAAGGAAATATGAATACAATAGAGAAAAAAATATATCTTAATGATGTAATTGAAGCACCATTAATAGATGGACAAACTTTAGGTAAAGTAGAATATTATTTAAATGATCAATTTTTAGGAGAAGTAGATATAATATCCACATTAAATATTGAAAAAATTCCTCCATTAACTTTAATACAAAAAATTATAAACAAATGGTATATTATCGTAATTGGGATATTAAGTATAATCCAAATTTCATCCTTTAGAAGAAAACGGTTGAGAAAAAAAAAGAGAAATTCTGTATACAGAGTGCATTAA
- a CDS encoding helix-hairpin-helix domain-containing protein, which translates to MDYFTKKEQIVIILLILIIVLISLFNFLKKNDSLIGKKIDEENKEKVDPEELITELEEQLEDDVENGEIIMVHISGEVYNPGLVELPRDSRVIDAVNLAGGLKKEADLDRINLAKKLEDEEKIYIPKVGEDINPVENFVDMQYDNSSGKININMCTKEELMSLPGIGEVLAGRILEYREQNKFKNIEDIKNVSGIGEKKFESIKELITTR; encoded by the coding sequence ATGGATTATTTTACAAAAAAAGAACAAATAGTTATAATATTATTGATATTAATTATTGTTTTAATATCTCTTTTTAATTTTTTAAAGAAAAATGATTCTTTGATAGGGAAGAAAATTGATGAAGAGAATAAAGAGAAAGTAGATCCTGAGGAATTAATTACGGAATTGGAAGAACAATTGGAAGATGACGTTGAAAATGGAGAAATTATCATGGTGCATATAAGTGGTGAGGTATATAATCCAGGTTTGGTAGAATTACCTCGTGATTCTAGAGTAATTGATGCAGTAAATTTAGCAGGAGGATTAAAAAAAGAAGCAGATTTGGATAGAATAAATTTGGCGAAGAAATTAGAAGATGAAGAAAAAATATATATACCAAAAGTAGGTGAAGATATAAACCCTGTTGAGAATTTTGTAGATATGCAATATGATAATAGTAGTGGTAAAATCAATATAAATATGTGTACTAAGGAAGAGCTAATGTCTTTACCAGGTATAGGGGAAGTATTAGCAGGAAGAATATTGGAATATAGAGAGCAAAATAAATTTAAAAATATTGAAGATATAAAAAATGTATCTGGTATAGGAGAAAAGAAGTTTGAAAGTATAAAGGAATTAATTACTACAAGATAA
- the selD gene encoding selenide, water dikinase SelD, whose translation MTIRLTELTKTSGUAAKIGPDILAQVLCHLPKNYDENLIVGLDTSDDAAVYKINGNLALIQTLDFFTPVVDDPYVFGQIAAANSLSDVYAMGGEPKLAMNIVCFPNCLDPSVLVEILKGGYDKVKEAGAILVGGHTVEDDEPKYGLSVAGFVHPDNVLTNSNAKPGDVLVITKPLGLGIINTAIKGGIADKTSYDEAVKVMSTLNKFGKEALEKVKVNSVTDITGFGLLGHALEMAENSEVSIKIYHKRIPLISNTLEYAQMGLVPQGAYNNRKYIGDNVKFNNQISEEMEDVLFDPQTSGGLLISIPKEEVDQLIKALTNNPTSYSIIGEVIEKEEQYLIVE comes from the coding sequence ATGACAATTAGATTAACAGAATTAACAAAAACATCTGGCTGAGCTGCTAAAATCGGTCCCGATATTTTGGCACAAGTTTTGTGTCATTTACCAAAAAATTATGATGAAAATTTAATAGTAGGTTTGGATACTTCTGATGATGCAGCAGTTTATAAGATAAATGGAAATTTAGCATTAATTCAAACTTTAGATTTTTTTACTCCTGTAGTAGATGACCCGTATGTATTTGGGCAAATAGCTGCTGCTAATTCTTTAAGTGATGTATATGCTATGGGAGGAGAGCCCAAATTAGCTATGAATATAGTATGCTTTCCTAATTGTTTAGATCCTAGTGTTTTAGTTGAGATATTAAAAGGAGGTTATGATAAAGTAAAGGAAGCAGGTGCTATATTGGTAGGAGGGCATACAGTTGAAGATGATGAGCCTAAGTACGGATTGTCAGTAGCTGGATTTGTTCATCCTGACAATGTATTGACAAATAGTAATGCTAAACCTGGAGATGTGTTGGTTATAACTAAGCCTTTAGGTCTAGGTATTATTAATACTGCTATAAAAGGTGGTATAGCAGATAAAACTTCTTATGATGAAGCTGTAAAAGTAATGTCAACATTAAATAAGTTTGGGAAAGAAGCATTAGAAAAGGTAAAGGTTAATAGTGTAACAGATATTACTGGATTTGGATTACTCGGTCATGCTTTAGAAATGGCTGAAAATAGTGAAGTGTCTATTAAAATTTACCATAAAAGAATTCCTTTAATTTCCAATACATTAGAATATGCACAAATGGGATTGGTACCTCAAGGAGCATATAACAATAGAAAATATATTGGAGATAATGTGAAATTTAATAATCAAATTTCTGAAGAAATGGAAGATGTATTGTTCGATCCTCAAACATCTGGAGGATTATTAATATCTATTCCTAAAGAAGAGGTAGACCAATTGATTAAAGCTTTAACAAACAATCCTACATCTTATAGTATAATTGGAGAAGTAATAGAAAAAGAAGAACAATATTTGATTGTAGAATAA
- the selA gene encoding L-seryl-tRNA(Sec) selenium transferase, which produces MKENKNLYRLIPKVDDLLENDDINKLLNFIPRKLVVDSIREEIDLIREDIKNKVLDEDNIKERIKLLPKLIKTRANRKNSYRLKRVINGTGVVIHTNIGRSLIHKDVMDNVVEIATNYSNLEYDLEKGTRGSRYSHLEDILIEITGGEAAMVVNNNAAAVLLVLSTLAKNKEVIVSRGELIEIGGSFRIPDVMEQSGAILVSVGTTNKTHLWDYENAINEETAALLKVHTSNYRILGFTSSVSAEELYKLKQKYNIPLIEDLGSGVLIDLSKYGLEHEPTVQDSIKSGVDVVTFSGDKLLGGPQAGIIIGKKEYIEAMKRNPLTRAFRVDKFTISALEATLRLYLDEENVIEKIPTLNMLTMGMDELENKANMLYNLLKAKIKHDDLIIDIVNNYSEVGGGSLPLERIPTKCISLKFKNSNITKFEKYLRELQVPIITRVYKDTIFIDLRTVKEEEFFIVVDGIYDALKELGGVG; this is translated from the coding sequence ATGAAGGAAAATAAAAATTTGTATAGATTAATTCCAAAAGTTGATGATTTATTAGAAAATGATGATATCAATAAATTATTAAATTTTATACCAAGGAAGTTAGTAGTAGATTCAATAAGAGAGGAAATAGATTTAATAAGGGAGGATATAAAAAATAAAGTATTAGATGAAGATAATATAAAAGAGAGGATAAAACTATTACCTAAACTAATTAAAACAAGGGCTAATAGGAAAAATTCCTATAGATTGAAAAGAGTGATAAATGGGACTGGAGTGGTAATTCATACCAATATTGGCCGTTCTTTAATTCATAAAGATGTTATGGATAATGTAGTTGAAATTGCAACTAATTATTCAAATTTAGAATATGATTTAGAAAAAGGAACTAGAGGTTCTAGATATAGCCATTTAGAGGATATATTAATAGAGATTACAGGTGGAGAAGCAGCTATGGTTGTTAATAATAATGCTGCTGCAGTATTGTTAGTGTTAAGTACTTTAGCTAAGAATAAAGAGGTTATAGTATCTAGAGGTGAGTTAATAGAAATAGGAGGTTCTTTTAGAATTCCTGATGTAATGGAACAAAGTGGAGCTATTTTGGTATCAGTAGGAACGACCAATAAGACTCATCTTTGGGACTATGAAAATGCTATTAATGAAGAAACTGCAGCATTATTAAAAGTACACACAAGTAACTATAGAATATTAGGTTTTACCTCTTCTGTATCGGCAGAAGAATTATATAAATTAAAACAAAAATATAATATACCTTTAATAGAAGATTTAGGCAGTGGTGTGTTAATTGATTTATCAAAGTATGGATTGGAGCATGAACCTACTGTACAAGATTCTATAAAAAGTGGAGTGGATGTAGTTACATTTAGTGGAGATAAATTATTAGGAGGACCTCAAGCAGGAATTATTATAGGTAAAAAGGAATATATTGAAGCTATGAAAAGGAACCCATTAACAAGAGCATTTAGAGTAGATAAATTTACAATATCTGCCTTAGAAGCTACCTTGAGACTTTATTTAGATGAAGAAAATGTTATCGAGAAGATACCTACTTTGAATATGTTAACCATGGGAATGGATGAATTAGAAAATAAAGCAAATATGCTGTATAATTTACTTAAAGCAAAAATTAAACATGATGATTTAATAATAGATATAGTGAACAATTATTCTGAAGTAGGTGGAGGGTCTTTACCATTAGAAAGAATTCCTACAAAATGTATTAGTTTAAAATTTAAAAATTCAAATATAACTAAATTTGAAAAGTATTTAAGGGAATTACAAGTTCCTATAATAACTAGAGTATATAAAGATACAATATTTATTGATTTAAGAACAGTAAAAGAAGAAGAGTTTTTCATAGTGGTTGATGGCATATATGATGCTTTAAAGGAACTAGGAGGAGTTGGGTAG
- the selB gene encoding selenocysteine-specific translation elongation factor yields the protein MKHVIIGTAGHIDHGKTTLIRALTGRNTDRLKEEQKRGISIDLGFTYFDLPSGKRAGIIDVPGHEKFIKNMLAGVVGIDIVLLVVAADEGVMPQTSEHLAILDLIGVEKGFVVITKSDLVEEEWLELVKDDIKDELKDTFLEGAPIIPVSSTKGIGLEDVKTLIDKLALELEDREVNDMPRLPVDRVFSIPGFGTIVTGTLLSGKFHIGEEIQVFPGNRIGRIRSMQVHDEDTDVAYAGQRVAINIAGLKKEQISRGDVVAPINSMKETSLLDVKVKLIEGIDRSIENRTRLRLYIGAREVLCRIVLLDRDILNPGEETYAQLILEEEIVAKRGDRFILRFYSPMFTVGGGQVLEPNPTKKKRFDEKALEELRIKEKGEPIDVIEKIILDKSSSFPTLKEISIYTAMLENKIKEEIEKLIQENKIIQFSLTKDLHFIHIQYFNQLKDNIIEELRKFHKKHPLRIGMPKEEIRSKFLKNAKPKIGDRFIDLLIEKGYIEQHKENICIKGFKIEYSPSQLKIKEEIIENYVMNKFLPPKREELYEKIQGEKEEIEQVLNSLINEGEIVKLNEEILVHKFAYAEALKILKKHIEKNGSITVAEYRDELNTNRKVALSLLEYFDQIKITKREGNRRFFF from the coding sequence ATGAAACATGTTATAATTGGAACAGCTGGGCATATTGATCATGGGAAGACTACTTTAATAAGAGCTCTAACTGGTAGAAATACCGACAGATTAAAAGAAGAGCAAAAGAGAGGAATTTCTATAGATTTAGGATTTACTTATTTTGATTTGCCCAGTGGTAAAAGAGCAGGCATAATAGACGTACCTGGGCATGAAAAGTTTATAAAAAACATGCTCGCTGGAGTTGTAGGAATTGATATAGTTTTATTGGTGGTGGCAGCTGATGAAGGAGTTATGCCACAAACTAGTGAACATTTAGCAATACTAGATCTTATTGGAGTAGAAAAGGGATTTGTAGTAATTACAAAATCAGATTTAGTAGAAGAAGAATGGTTAGAATTAGTTAAAGATGATATAAAAGATGAATTAAAAGATACTTTTTTAGAAGGAGCACCTATTATACCAGTATCTTCTACTAAAGGTATTGGTTTAGAGGATGTTAAGACGTTAATAGATAAATTGGCATTAGAATTAGAAGACAGAGAAGTGAATGATATGCCTAGACTTCCTGTAGATAGGGTATTTTCTATACCAGGTTTTGGGACTATAGTAACAGGTACTTTACTTTCAGGTAAATTTCATATTGGAGAAGAAATTCAAGTTTTCCCAGGAAATAGAATTGGTAGGATACGTTCTATGCAGGTTCATGATGAGGATACCGATGTAGCTTATGCAGGGCAGAGAGTAGCTATTAACATTGCAGGACTTAAAAAGGAGCAGATAAGTAGAGGAGATGTAGTAGCTCCTATAAATTCGATGAAAGAAACTTCTTTATTAGATGTTAAAGTAAAATTGATTGAAGGAATAGATCGTTCAATAGAAAATAGAACTCGTCTTCGTCTTTATATAGGAGCTAGAGAAGTTTTGTGTAGAATTGTTTTATTGGATAGAGATATATTAAATCCAGGTGAAGAGACTTATGCTCAATTAATACTGGAAGAGGAAATAGTAGCCAAAAGAGGAGATAGATTTATATTAAGATTTTACTCTCCAATGTTTACAGTTGGAGGAGGGCAAGTATTAGAACCTAATCCGACTAAAAAGAAAAGATTTGATGAAAAGGCATTGGAAGAATTAAGAATAAAGGAAAAAGGGGAACCTATAGATGTTATAGAAAAAATAATACTAGATAAAAGTTCTTCTTTTCCTACTTTAAAAGAAATATCAATTTATACTGCTATGTTAGAAAATAAAATAAAAGAGGAAATAGAAAAGTTAATTCAAGAAAATAAAATTATACAATTTAGTTTGACTAAAGATTTGCATTTTATTCATATACAATATTTTAATCAATTAAAAGATAATATAATAGAAGAGCTTAGAAAGTTTCATAAAAAGCACCCTCTTAGGATAGGTATGCCTAAAGAGGAAATAAGAAGTAAATTTTTAAAAAATGCAAAACCAAAAATAGGAGATAGATTTATTGATTTGTTGATAGAGAAGGGTTATATAGAGCAACATAAAGAAAATATATGCATAAAAGGATTTAAAATAGAATACAGTCCTTCTCAGTTAAAGATAAAAGAAGAAATAATAGAAAATTATGTAATGAATAAATTTTTACCTCCTAAGCGAGAAGAATTGTATGAGAAAATTCAGGGAGAAAAAGAGGAAATAGAGCAGGTTTTAAATTCTCTTATAAATGAAGGGGAAATTGTTAAATTAAATGAAGAAATATTGGTGCATAAATTTGCTTATGCTGAAGCTTTAAAAATATTAAAAAAACATATAGAAAAAAATGGTTCTATTACTGTTGCAGAATATAGGGATGAATTAAATACGAATAGAAAAGTTGCTTTAAGTCTTCTAGAATATTTTGATCAGATAAAGATAACAAAAAGGGAAGGGAACAGAAGATTTTTTTTCTAG
- a CDS encoding response regulator transcription factor produces MGMKIMVVDRDKSLIKALKYSLEKDNYQVDSAFTIKKAIEKVKRRDYELIILEILLPDGNGLNLCQTIRKQSQVPIIVLTEKKEDISKILALEYGADDYVTKPFNILELKARIKAILRRVNVVIPQVDNQSIKIDDFVINALGRKLTVNGEDIILTGKEFDLFYILVSNPGKVFTREELLENIWGCEYFGDLRTVDVHIRRLREKIEKDPADTKYIHTKWGAGYYFENKKDNLNRELKDED; encoded by the coding sequence ATGGGCATGAAAATAATGGTTGTTGACAGGGATAAGTCTCTTATAAAAGCTTTAAAATATAGTTTAGAAAAAGATAATTATCAAGTAGATTCTGCTTTTACAATAAAAAAAGCAATAGAAAAAGTAAAAAGGAGAGATTATGAATTAATAATTTTGGAAATATTATTACCTGATGGGAATGGATTAAATTTATGCCAAACTATCAGGAAACAATCTCAAGTACCAATAATAGTGTTAACAGAAAAAAAGGAAGATATATCTAAGATATTAGCTTTAGAATATGGTGCAGACGATTATGTTACCAAGCCATTTAATATATTGGAATTAAAAGCAAGAATTAAGGCAATATTAAGAAGGGTAAATGTGGTAATTCCTCAAGTTGATAATCAAAGTATTAAGATAGATGATTTTGTCATAAATGCTTTAGGTAGGAAATTAACTGTAAATGGAGAAGATATAATTTTAACAGGCAAAGAGTTTGATTTGTTTTATATACTTGTGTCTAATCCTGGTAAAGTATTTACAAGAGAAGAACTATTGGAAAATATTTGGGGGTGTGAATATTTTGGAGATCTAAGGACTGTAGACGTACACATTAGAAGACTTAGAGAAAAAATAGAAAAGGATCCAGCCGATACTAAGTATATTCATACCAAGTGGGGAGCTGGGTATTATTTTGAAAATAAAAAAGATAATCTTAATAGGGAATTAAAAGATGAAGATTAA
- a CDS encoding alpha/beta-type small acid-soluble spore protein — protein sequence MSRIDPNAIKALKEMKLEIAQELGISEDFTNKDNISSATNIFAAGPVGGLMTRRLIEIGEKQLIDEE from the coding sequence ATGAGTAGAATAGACCCTAATGCTATAAAAGCATTAAAAGAAATGAAATTAGAAATTGCACAGGAATTGGGTATATCTGAAGATTTTACGAATAAAGATAATATTAGTTCAGCTACTAATATATTTGCTGCTGGTCCTGTTGGAGGTTTAATGACTAGAAGATTGATAGAAATTGGAGAAAAACAATTGATAGATGAAGAATAG
- a CDS encoding universal stress protein, with protein MNKTNIMVCVTQQKTCERLILNGYKLAEATKGKLYVIHVVNEKDKFLNNVDDGEALEYLFRVSKKAGADLTVLRSKDVIQAIINFAKDNNITHMILGTTPKENNSKESNFALKLQESLPNVEFIII; from the coding sequence ATGAATAAGACTAATATAATGGTATGTGTGACTCAGCAAAAGACTTGCGAAAGGCTTATTTTAAATGGTTATAAATTAGCTGAAGCAACAAAAGGTAAATTATATGTGATACATGTAGTAAATGAAAAGGATAAGTTTTTAAATAATGTAGATGATGGAGAAGCTTTAGAATATTTATTTAGAGTATCAAAAAAAGCAGGAGCTGATTTAACTGTGCTTAGATCAAAGGATGTGATACAAGCAATAATTAATTTTGCTAAAGATAACAACATTACTCATATGATTCTAGGAACTACTCCCAAAGAAAATAATTCTAAAGAATCAAATTTTGCATTAAAATTGCAGGAAAGTTTACCAAATGTGGAATTTATTATAATATAA
- a CDS encoding ATP-binding protein produces the protein MTKVRRMFPGGNTAEGFYSFHNNIIGNNRNMLYILKGMPGGGKSSLMKEIGKQALKEGYTVEYHHCPSDPNSVDGIVIDEFKVAIVDGTFPHVIDPVYPGLKDKLINLGIFIDSDKLKENEEQIIDAKLNNKIAYRKAFSYFKTAKCIYKEIEETNKIGVDFKKVNKLTKTLIDEIFSREANMDFTFLKKRHMFSNANTPDGFIDYTLTILKGVSNIYYIEGEIGTGKSTMLSRIMEEAVVRGYSMEIYHDATIPDKIESVFIKDIDVFITSNSQCKEIPHNKINLNQYFDESVKNEEDYKMYNLLIEKAISKLLTAKENHEILEKCYNVSVDFEGINKVKDKILKEIFTVYI, from the coding sequence ATGACAAAAGTTCGTAGAATGTTTCCAGGAGGTAATACTGCAGAGGGCTTTTACTCTTTTCATAATAATATAATTGGTAATAACAGAAATATGTTATATATATTAAAAGGTATGCCTGGTGGAGGTAAATCATCTCTTATGAAAGAAATAGGTAAGCAAGCTTTAAAAGAAGGTTATACGGTAGAGTATCATCATTGTCCATCAGATCCTAATTCTGTAGATGGTATAGTTATTGATGAATTTAAAGTAGCCATAGTAGATGGGACATTTCCCCATGTAATAGACCCTGTGTATCCAGGCTTAAAAGATAAATTAATAAATTTAGGTATTTTTATAGATTCAGATAAATTGAAAGAAAATGAAGAACAAATTATAGATGCAAAGTTAAATAATAAAATTGCTTATAGAAAAGCATTTAGTTATTTTAAAACAGCAAAATGTATTTATAAAGAAATAGAGGAGACCAACAAAATAGGAGTAGATTTTAAAAAGGTAAACAAATTAACTAAAACATTAATAGATGAAATTTTTTCTAGAGAAGCAAATATGGATTTTACATTTTTAAAAAAAAGGCATATGTTTTCTAATGCTAATACGCCAGACGGTTTCATAGATTATACTTTGACAATATTAAAAGGAGTTTCAAATATTTATTATATAGAAGGAGAAATAGGTACAGGAAAATCCACAATGCTAAGTAGAATTATGGAGGAAGCTGTAGTTAGAGGGTATTCTATGGAGATATACCATGATGCTACTATTCCTGATAAAATTGAATCGGTATTTATTAAGGATATAGATGTGTTTATAACCTCAAATAGTCAATGCAAGGAAATTCCCCATAATAAAATAAATTTAAATCAATATTTTGATGAAAGCGTAAAAAATGAAGAAGATTATAAAATGTATAATTTATTAATTGAAAAAGCTATTTCAAAACTTTTAACTGCTAAAGAAAACCATGAGATATTAGAAAAATGCTATAATGTATCCGTAGATTTTGAAGGAATAAATAAAGTTAAAGATAAGATATTAAAAGAAATATTCACAGTTTATATTTAA
- a CDS encoding alanyl-tRNA editing protein — MTEKIYLENPYLRQIDARIVEKKYLNNKYYIKTNRTIFYPNLAGGQPGDKGTINGVEVLDTYEEGNDIIHVVKDNIHSDKVQLSIDWENRFDYMQQHSGQHLLSAVFYKLYNGETVGFYIGKEYVYIDINIPNINKIHIEKIEEFANKIIFSNFQIKSYIVEKKDMEKIPVRKEPIVNSNIRIVEIDGIDFSPCCGTHVRNTGEIGIIKIRKVENYKGNIRVEFVCGNRALIDYSWKSNYIKNISNLLSTKDKNVYDRVKKLYSQKEILEKENRALKEELYKYKAQELLEKACLIKDINFICHKFENIKPKEIYNIVSHINTLKDNILLLGINNKNTANYIVSRSSNININIKDIHNEIAQNINIKGGGSPQTVQGTCNQEELDSVLEKFYEKIINLL, encoded by the coding sequence ATGACAGAAAAAATATATTTAGAAAATCCATATTTACGTCAAATTGATGCACGAATTGTAGAAAAAAAATACTTAAATAACAAGTATTATATCAAAACTAATAGGACCATATTTTATCCTAATTTAGCAGGAGGACAACCTGGTGATAAAGGCACTATCAATGGGGTTGAGGTATTGGACACTTATGAAGAAGGAAATGATATAATCCATGTAGTTAAGGATAATATACATAGTGATAAAGTGCAATTATCTATAGATTGGGAAAACAGATTTGATTATATGCAACAACATTCTGGACAACATCTATTATCAGCAGTATTTTATAAATTATATAATGGAGAAACAGTTGGATTTTATATAGGTAAAGAATACGTATATATAGATATAAATATACCCAATATCAATAAAATCCATATAGAAAAAATAGAGGAATTTGCTAACAAAATAATATTTTCTAACTTTCAAATAAAATCATATATTGTTGAAAAAAAAGATATGGAAAAAATTCCTGTAAGAAAAGAACCTATTGTTAATTCTAATATTCGTATAGTTGAAATAGATGGTATTGATTTTTCACCTTGCTGTGGAACCCATGTTAGAAATACTGGAGAAATAGGAATAATAAAAATTCGAAAGGTTGAAAATTATAAGGGAAACATTCGAGTAGAATTTGTATGCGGTAACAGAGCATTGATAGATTATTCATGGAAAAGTAATTATATTAAAAATATAAGCAATCTTTTGTCTACTAAAGATAAAAATGTATACGATAGAGTAAAAAAATTATATTCCCAAAAAGAAATTTTAGAAAAAGAAAATAGAGCACTTAAAGAAGAATTATATAAATATAAAGCACAAGAATTACTTGAAAAAGCTTGTTTAATAAAAGACATAAATTTCATATGTCATAAATTTGAGAATATAAAACCAAAGGAAATATATAACATAGTGTCCCATATAAATACATTAAAAGATAATATATTATTACTTGGAATAAATAACAAAAATACTGCAAATTATATAGTTAGTCGTAGTTCCAATATAAATATTAATATAAAAGATATTCATAATGAAATAGCACAAAATATAAATATAAAAGGAGGCGGGAGTCCTCAAACAGTTCAAGGAACTTGTAATCAAGAAGAACTTGATTCTGTACTTGAAAAATTTTATGAAAAAATAATAAATTTATTATAA